A part of Astatotilapia calliptera chromosome 15, fAstCal1.2, whole genome shotgun sequence genomic DNA contains:
- the LOC113037574 gene encoding uncharacterized protein LOC113037574, translating into MAAVMWIQMSSFLLLMLQITAETTGQTLFSFRAARAGHDITLSCENVIDGQHDCSYTNWMFTDSRQTPAVELVVHGQINENAKAEYTRLSVTANCSLLIKKVQAEDVGRYTCTQYKTRGGQEEGPDFTVDLSVINMTEHENNNKVIVNCSVLTHEHCRHTVEWLHEGEKKISDEEIKPGSCSVTVTFKRSHRDQKLQFYNSLKCKVTDGYTKEEQLFPFKLKSSGENTKSTTAKFT; encoded by the exons ATGGCTGCAGTCATGTGGATTCAAATGTCTTCATTCCTGCTGCTGATGCTTCAGATTACAG CAGAAACAACAGGACAGACTTTGTTCTCCTTCAGAGCTGCCAGAGCTGGACATGACATCACTTTGTCTTGTGAAAATGTGATAGATGGTCAACATGACTGCAGCTATACTAACTGGATGTTCACTGATTCAAGACAGACACCAGCAGTAGAGCTGGTTGTTCATGGACAGATTAATGAAAATGCTAAAGCTGAATACACCAGACTGAGTGTTACAGCGAACTGTTCTCTGCTTATAAAGAAGGTACAAGCTGAGGATGTTGGTCGTTACACCTGCACACAGTACAAAACAAGAGGAGGACAAGAAGAAGGTCCAGACTTTACAGTTGATCTGTCTGTTATTAACA TGACTGAACATGAGAACAACAATAAAGTCATTGTGAACTGCTCTGTGCTGACACATGAACACTGTAGACACACAGTGGAGTGGCTGCATGAGGGTGAAAAGAAAATATCAGACGAGGAGATAAAACCAGGTTCCTGCTCTGTGactgtgacatttaaaagatCTCACCGTGATCAGAAGTTACAGTTTTATAATTCATTGAAGTGCAAAGTGACAGATGGTTACACTAAAGAAGAACAACTGTTTCCCTTCAAACTCAAGTCCTCAG